The genomic window GAGGCCGAAGTTGTTGGTGCCCAGCGGGTGCTCGGAGAACAGGCTCGGCGGAGAGTAGCTCTTGGCGCCGAGGGTCTTGGTGGTGTCCTCGTGTTCGGCGAGCGGCAGGATCGGGGCGAGTACGGCCGCCGCGACCAGGGCCACGAGCCAGACACAGGACAGGACGAACGTCAGATCGAAGTCGGCTCCGAAGCGTGCCAGTCCCAGTCGGCGCACACCCATGTAGAGGGCGACGAGTCCGACCAGGAAGAGCGCGATCCGGGCACCGGTCACCAGGATCGGTGCCACCCCGAGGCCGGCTGCCACGACACCCACGACGGTGAGGATCGTGCCCACGCGGTACAGGTTCCGGCGCTCGGCGGCGTCGGACGTGTCGATCACGGACGTGGTGGTTCCGTCGTCGAGTTCCCGGCCCACTTCGGCCGGCATCTCGATCTCGTCTGTGGTGGTCTCAGACATGGGCACGTCGGCTCCTTGGGTCCAGGTATCCGTAGGAGATGTCGATGACGCTGTTGGCGACCACATAGATGACCGCGATCACCAGCACCGCACCCTGCACCATCGGCATGTCGCCCTGCTGCGCGGCACGGACGATGAGCGAGCCCATACCCGGCAGCGAGAACAGCGTCTCGACGATGACGGTGCTGCCGATCATCGAGCCGAGGACGATGCCGAGCATCGTGATGAGCGAGAACGACGACGGCCGCAGCGCGTCGCTGAACAGCAGGTGCCGGTTCGACATTCCCTTCGCCTTCGCGACGAGGATGTAGTTCTCCTTGAGCGTCGTCACCAGGTCGCTGCGCAGGATCCGGGTGAACATCGCCATCTCCAGGAGGCTGATGGCGACGGCCGGCAGGATCGCGTGGTACAGGTTTTCGCCCAGTCCTTCGGAGACCCGCACCCACTGGGAACGCGGGAACCAGCCGAGGGAGTTGACGAAGATCATGATGAGCAGCAGGCCGGACAGGAAGCTGGGGATGGACAGCACACCGAAGGTGCACGCGCTGATCGCGCGGTCGATCCAGCCGCCCTGGTGGCGTGCCGAGTACATGGCCAGCGGGACCGATACGACGAGTGCGATGACCAGGCCCATGACGGCCAGCTGCACACTCACCGGCAACGCCGATGCGATGCTGTCGGTCACCGATCCCTGAGGCGGCACCATCGACGTGCCGAGATCACCCTGCAGGGCGCCCGACAGCCAGTTCCAGTACCGCGTCAAGAAGGGATCGTCGAGGCCCATCTCCGCCCGGACCCGTGCGTACTCTTCCGGTGCACGTCCCTCACCGAGCACCGCCACCGACGGATCGCCCGGGATGAACGAGACGAGAGCGAACGTGCCGAGACTGACGATGAAGAGCACGACGACCAGTTCGATCAACTTGTCGATCACTGTTCGCGCCATCGTGTCACCGCCTCCTTCCTGTTTTCGTGAGCGTCCCAATCGAATTGCGACGAGAGTTGATTCAGGACGCGGAACCGGAAGCGAGCCAAGCATTTCCGAAGAGCATGATCCCGTCCGCGCTGGGAGTGATTCCGTGGGCATTGCTGCTCCACGGGATGAAGTACTTGCCGGCACCGACCACGAGCATGGGTGCGGTGTCGTTGACGAGGGTCTGGATGTTCTCCAGGACCCGGCGTCGGTCGTCGTCGGTGGCCGCGGTCTGCAGGTCTGTCAGCAGGGCGTCCATCTCCGAGTTCTGGTAGCCGAGGACGTTGGACGTCGACGCGCTCGACAGGTTGCCGTACATCCGGACGAACGGTGACTCGTCGAGGATGTTGAAGCCGGCGTAGCCGATGTCGTAGTCGTGCTGCGCGTACATCTTCTTGACGAGGTCGTTGATGCTCGACGCGTACACGATGTCGACGGTGAACCCCACGGCCTGCAGCTGCGACTGGAAGGCTAGCGCACTGCGTTGTGTCGCAGGATCGTTCATCCCGACGTAGGTGAGTTTGCCGTCGTAGCCGTCGGCCTTGGCCTCGTCGAGATACTTCTTCGCCGCGTCGGGGTCGTAGCCGGCGCCGGCGACGTCACCGTGCCACTGCGACCAGTCCTGGAACATGTCGCTGCCCGACTTGCCGAATCCCCCCTCGACGCGCTCGTTGAAGGCGTTCGGATCGAATCCGGCGACGATGGCCTTGCGGACCCGTTCGTCGGATGCGGCCCGCCCCTCACGCTGGTTGATGTTGCCGACCCCGCCCATGTTGACGGTGTAGACGTAGCCGACGTCACCGGAATCGAGTGCGTTGTGGACGGTTTCAGCGTTGCGCAGGTACGCGGCCTGGATGTCGCCGGCATGCAGGGCGTCGAGCTTGCCCTGCTCACTGACGATCGCCGGGAACCGCAACCTGTCCAGATGCGGCTTCCCACCCCAGTACGACGGATTCGCCGCGAGGACCAGTTCGTCCTGCGACGCGAACCGCTCCACCGTGAACGGACCCGCCCCGACCGGAGCGAACGTGCCCGACGCCATCGACGACGGCGCCACCACCATCCCCGGCCCCGTGGTGAACATGATCGGGAACTCGTTCCACGGCTGCTTCAACGTGAACACCACCGTCGACGCATCCGGAGAAGTCACATCCGCAACCGACACGTTCCACACCTGCGTGTGCGTGCCCTTCTTCTGCAGATACCGATCGATGCTCCACCGCACCGCATCCGCATCCACCGGGGTGCCGTCACTGAACGTCGCACCGTCCCGCAGTCGCAGCGTCCAGACGGTGTTGTCACCGTTGGCCGTCAGAGACTGCGCCAACTGCGGCACATACTCCTTCGCCTCCGGGTCGTACCGCATCAACAGGTCGTAGATCGCCGCCATCTCCGAGCCGCCCGTGGATCCGCCGTCCTGACGGTCCGCCGGATCCAGGCTGCTCACCGAGCTGTAGGTGGCGTACGACAACGTGCCGCCCGACACGGGATCACCGCCGTCGGCCTGGCCACCGACGAGACCCGTCGACACCTCCGATGCGTCGGTCGAGCCGGTCGAGCTGCCGGCACAACCGGCGATCAGCACCGCTGCAGCGGACAGTGCCGTGACGAACCGCCCCAGACGGGCCAGAGACGAACCGTTCACCGAACTTCCCCTTCGGCCGACGCGAACTCCGGAGCCACCGAGCCGGCGGAGAACACCACACGGCCACCGACCACCGTCGTGAGCACGGCGACGTCCCCGATCGCCGACGGCTCGCACGACAGCGGATCACCGTCGAGGACCACGAAGTCCGCGAACAGGCCCGGCGCGATCGCCCCCTTGACGTCGTCCTCGCCGACGAGCCGCGCGGCCGCGGTCGTGTAGCCGGACACGGCGGTCGCGGCGTCGATGCGCTGCTCGGGGCCGAGGACGTCACCGCTGCGGGTGACGCGGTTGACCGCCGTACCGATCGTGAACAGCGGATGGACCGGGGTGACGGGGCTGTCGCAGTGCAGTGCGAACCGCAGTCCCGCCGCGGTGATCGACGCGAGAGGACTGATCCGGCTGCCGCGGTCGGGGCCGAGGAAACGGTCCCGGTGCCGGTCACCCCAGTAGTAGACGTGGTTGACGAACACCGATGCGGCGACACCGAGTTCGCTCATGCGCCGAATCTGGTCCTCGCGCAACGTCTGTACGTGTTCGAGCCGGTGCTGGAGTCCTCCCGGAAGTCCGGCGCCGGTCGCGGCCACGGCCTTCTCGATCGCATCGAGTGCGAGGTCGATGGCGTGGTCGCCGTTGGTGTGGACGGCGACCTGCAGCCCCGCGGCGTGGCACTGCGCGACCATCTCGTCGAGGTCCCCGGACGGGATCGCCATCTCGCCGCAGTGGCAGCCGTCCAGGTCGTGGTACGGCTCCGACAGTGCGCCGGTGTGCAACTGGATCGACCCGTCCGAGATCAGTTTGACGCCACCGACAGTGAGCGTGTCGTCGGACGATTCACCGGTGGCGGTGGCCGGGTCGAACCCGTCGAGGGCACCGAAGCCGACGTAGAGACGGCCACGCAGGGCCAGTTCACCGGCGGCCTGCAGGCGCCGGTAGGAGTCGATCATCACGGGGGTGACGAACATGTCGTGGAAGCTGGTGACACCGACCGCCGCCATCCGGGCGAGGGATCGGCGCAGTGACGCGTCGAGGTCGTCGGCGCCGGGCATCGCCTCGTCCGGGTCGACGACCAGGCGCATCGCCGGCAGCTCCCGAAACTCTCCGGTGGGGGCACCGTTCGCGTCCCGAACGATCACGCCTCCCTCGGGGTCGGGGGTATCACGGTCGATCCCCTTGGCCCGCAAGACGAACGAGTTGACGTACACCGCGTGTCCGGACAGGTGCCGGACGAAGATCGGCCGCGTCGTGTCGGCGCGGTCCAGGTCGGCGACGGTCAGACCGCGGTCGTCGGCGACGAGGGTGTCGTCGAAACCGGCGGCGAGGACCGCGTGCCCCGGAACGGCCCCGGCCGCGCGAACCGTCAGCGCAGCCACCAGGGCATCGATGTCCGGGCAGGCGGTGACACCCGCGTCCACATCGGCCTCGGCGTTGCCGGACATGTGGGGATGCAGGTGCGTTTCGATGAAGCCAGGAAGAACCGTCCGGCCCGCGAGATCGACCCGGGCGGTGCCCGGTCCGGCGAGCGCGGCGATCTCGGTGTCCGACCCCACGGCGACGAATCGTCCGTCCCGTACCGCGAAGGCCGTGACGGTATCCGCATCCGTCATGGTCTGCACGACGCCACCCAGGCAGATCAGGTCGGGACGCGAAGTGCCCGCATCGGCACCCGCTGCCAAACAATCGACCATTTGATCTCCTTTTGAGACGTGCGTCACAAGACGCTCGAGGGAGGCTAGCGCACAATGAAATTCACTCCGGACACCGGAGCGTTCCTACCTGCGAGTAATTTCCGAAACACCCTGATCCGAGCAAGAAACCGCACGTCGGAGCCGAGTCCCACTCAGCGAGACCTGCGGGATTGCGGGAGCGCTCGTCCGATCACGCCGGGCCGGACACGCGCGCGTCTGCATGCCCCCGAACCGGTGAGTCCCATCGATGTGGCACCGGGTCGCGGCCGGCGCGATACCGCCTCGTTCGGCGCCCGACGCCGCGGTGGCGGCGGCCGACATCGCGCCCAGCCTGCTCGCCGACCCCCATGCCCGAGGCGTGTGCTGCGAACCCATCACGACACCTCCACTTCCGACGGCCGTCGACATCTTCGACGCCCACCCTGAAAGGAGTGCTGAACTGCGAAAACGCCGACGTCGAACACGGTCTACACCAACTGGCGTCCCGATAATCTAGGACATGTTTCTCATTTCCACAAGAGTCGTTCGACCGTCGATGCGTGAACCGCGAATACCCCTGGGAGAGCACGAAACCCCCGATCTGTCCGAATCCTTGTGTGACGCCCATCTCACCCGCTAGAGTCCGTGTCTGCAACGGACCGCGCGGCGTGCCCGCCGTGGCCGTCAGCACTCGGCGACCGGGCGCTCTGCCCTGTCGGATGCCCGAGATTCCAACTCGATCAGGCGGACGGGACCACACGACACCCGTACCGACAGCACGGGCGCCAACCCCCAACCGTGGAGGTTCTTCATGAGCAAGTATTCGAGGAGAGTCAGCCGCATGCTGGCGATGGTCGCCATCGGTGCCGTCGCCCTCACCGGCTGCGCCGGCAACGACGACAACGACGAGAACTCGTCCGGTTCCGGTGGAGCGACGACGACGGCCTTCGGAATCCTGGGCGACCAGGGTGACGGCGGCACCCCGGTGTCGGGTGGCACGCTCAGCTACGCCACCTACGCGCCCGTCACGAGCCTGGATCCGACCGTCACCCAGCCCGCGGGAGCGACCGGCGGTTCCGAGATGGCGGCCGTCTACGACGTGCTGATGCGGTACGACACCGAGACGCAGACCTTCGAGCCGCAGCTCGCGAAGTCGTTCGAGGAGAGCAGCGACCACCTGACGTGGACGCTGAAGCTGCGCGACGGCGTCACCTTCAGCGACGGCACTCCGCTGAACGCGGACGCGGTCGTCGCGAGCATCGATCGCTACAACCAGCGACGCGGCGCCAACTCGCAGGTGTACACGCAGATGGTCAAGAGCACCGAGGCCACGGACGCGTCGACCGTCGTGTTCACGCTGAACCAGCCGTGGCGCACCTTCCCGGCGATGCTCGCCTACGGGCACGGCATGATCGTGGCCCCGTCCTCGCAGCAGGGCGACAAGTTCACCCCGATCGGCGCCGGCCCGTTCACGGTCACCAACCTGGCACCGCAGCAAGAGCTGGATCTGAAGGCCCGTCCGGACTACTGGGGCGGCGCGCCGAACCTCGACGGCCTCAAGTTCGTCGCGATCGCCGCCGAGCAGCCCAAGGTCGACGCACTGAAGACCAACGGCGTCGACATGATCTACCTCCGCAACGCGGAGACCGTGAACGCCGCGAAGGACGAGTTCCCCGGCTACATCGAGACCGTGAGCATGTCGATGGTCGGCCAGCTCAACAACGCGGAGGGCCGCCCCGGCTCCGACCCGCGAGTCCGTCAGGCCATCGCGTACGCCGTCGACCCCGAGGTCCTGAACCAGCGCGCCCGCAACGGGCAGGGCATGCCGGGCACCGACATGTTCCAGCCGTGGTCGATCTGGCACGGTGACACCTCCGGCATCACCCCGGACGCCGCGAAGGCCAAGGAACTCGTCGAGCAGGCCAAGGCCGACGGCTTCGACGGCAGGATCACCTACGTCGGTGTCAACGAGCCCAACGCCCAGCAGATCGCGCTGGCCGTGCAGGCCCAGCTCAACGCCGTCGGCTTCGACGTCGTCCTCGAGACCACCAGCAACATCACCGACATGGTCAAGCGGCTCTACGTCGACCGCAACTACGACATGAGCTTCGGCGCCTACAGCATCTCGGACGTCGCGCCCGAGATCCGGCTGTTCAGCTCGCTGTCGAGCACGTCGACCAACAACATCCTCGGCTACAAGAACCCGGAGATGGACGAACTGCTCGCCAAGGTGCTCTCGGCTCCGGACGAGTCCGCCCAGAAGGCCGCGATCAACGAGATCCAGCAGTTGGTGAACACCGATCAGCCGTTCCTCGCGTGGGGCGCCGGCACCAACTTCGTCGCCTGGGGTGACAACGTGTACCGCGTGAGCCCGACCGTCGACGGAATCATGCTGTTCGACAAGGCGTTCAAGAAGTAACCCGACACCGCATCACCCAGCGGAAGGCCCCGCCACTCCAGTGGCGGGGCCTTCCGCTGTGCGGTCGCTATCCGGTCGACGGCGGCGCCGGCTGCGCGCCCCGGACGAGACGGCCCGGCAGCGCCCCGGTGTGCCCACCGTTCTCGAACACCACCTCCCCCGCGACGACCGTCGCGGTGTACCCCGATGCGGTCTGCATCAGCCGCCGGCCGCCGGTGGGCAGGTCGTAGCAAACCTCCGGGTGGTGGGCCTGCAGCCGATCGAAGTCGATCACATTGAGATCTGCCCGGTAGCCGACCTCGATCCGGCCCCGGTCGAGCAGGCCGACGACGGCCGCGGTGTCGGCGGTGTGCCGCTTGACCAGCCATTCGACCGGGAACCGGTCACCGCGCCGGCGGTCCCGGCCCCAATGTGTGAGCAGCGTGGTGGGGAAGCTCGCGTCGCAGATCGCGCCGCAGTGCGCGCCCCCGTCCCCGAGTGCCGGCACGGTGTCGGCGCGGGCCAGCATCTCCCCGACGGCGTCGAGATTCCCGGCCGCATAGTTGAGCATCGGGAAGTACAGCAGCCCGCGCCCGTCCTGCGACATCATCGCGTCGTATGCCACCGCGACCGGATCGGCGCCGGCCCGCTCGGCGAACGCTGCCACCGAATCCTCCGGCCCCGGCTCGTAGTTCGGCGGATCGCCGAGCAGGTACACCCGATCGAACCGGGTCGAGAGCCGCTCGACGAACTCGCTGTCGGTCACCGGGGACTCCGTCAGGATCGCGGCCCGGACCTCGGTGCGGCGCAACTGCTCGATCCGTTCGGCCGGCGGCAGGTCCGCGAGTGCGGCGTAGGTCGGGTACGCCATGAACGGATGCCAGCTGAGCTCCCAGCCGAGCATCACCCCGACCGCGCGCGGCGCAACCTGACCGATGATCGGAATGTTCTGCTTCGCAGACACTTCCGACAGGCCGTCGAGCAGGTCCACCCATTTGTCCGGAGCCCGGTCGCTCTGGACCACCGAGACCGACATCGGTCGCTGCGCCGCCGCGACGATCGCACTCACGAACTCCATCTCCTCCGGCTCGTCCATGAAGTCGGAGATGAAGTCGATGACGCCGGCACCTGCATCGGCGAGGCCCCGAGCCATGCCGGTCAGTTCTTCGCGCGACGCGGTGAGACTCGGCGTCGGTTCGCCCGTGGACGTCTTGTGCACCGCGGTCCGAGACGTCGACCATCCGAGCGCGCCGGCCTCGATCGACTCGGCCACGAGAGCGCGCATCCGGTCCATCTCGGCGTCGGTCGGCCGCGCGAGATGGTCTCCGCCACGCGGACCCATCACATAGGTGCGCAGCGCCCCGTGCGGCAACTGCGCCGCGAAATCGATCGCGTGCGGAGTGTCGATCGCGTCGAGGTAGTCGGGGAAGGTCTCCCAGTTCCACGACATCCCTTCGGCCAGGACACTTCCGGGAATGTCCTCGACACCCTCCATGAGGCTGATCAACCAGTCGCGCTGCTCCGGCCGGACCGGGGCGAACCCGACACCGCAGTTCCCCATGACCACTGTGGTCACCCCGTGCAGAGACGACGGGGTCAGTAGCGGATCCCATGTGACCTGCCCGTCGTAGTGGGTGTGGATGTCGACGAACCCCGGTGTGACGAGCAGTCCGGCTGCGTCGATCTCGCGTCGCCCGGTGCCGGGCACATCGCCGACCGCGGTGATGCGGCCGTCGTCGACCGCGACGTCCGCCGACCGGGGAGCCGCACCCGTCCCGTCGACGACCAGCCCGCCACGAATCACCAGATCATGCATGAACACTCCCTTCCTCGGAATCCTTGTGCACATCAACGGTTTCGATGATTCTCGCGATGGCCGCCACGATCTCGCCGGCAGCAGCGGCAGCGGCCGACGAGGCGGCGGTGAACTGCAGGAACCCGTGCGGCAGCGAGGGGTAGCGCAGCAGTTCGACCCGCACACCGGCCTCGGACAGTCGCTGCGCGTACTCGAGCCCCTCGTCGAGCAGAGGGTCGTGGCCGCCGACCACGACGACCGTCGACGGCAGTCCCGACAGGTCGAGGGCTCGGATCGGTGCGATCATCGGCGACGTTCTCGGCGCCGCCTCCGGGCAGTAGTGATCGAGGAACCACTGCATCTCGCGGGCACCGAGGAACACTCCCGAGTTCGTGGCGTACGAATCACGGTCGAGGTCGGTGTCGACCACCGGGTAGATCAGCACCTGTCCCACCAGGTCGATTTCCTCGTCGTCTCGGGCCAGGTTCGCGCACACGGCGGCCAGGTTGCCGCCGGCACTGTCACCGGTCACCACGACGCTGCGCCCCAGATCCTCGGATCCGGCTGCGACCCAACGCAGGACGGCCATCGCGTCGTCGATCGCCGCCGGGAATCGATGCTCCGGCGCGAGCCGGTAGTCCACGCTCACGACCGTGGCTCCGGCGGTCTCGGCGATCGCCCGGCAGATCGCGTCCGCGTACTCGAGGTCCCCGGTGACCCAGCCCCCACCGTGGAAGTGGACGACGGTACTCGCCGACGTGGTGGTGTGTGGCCGGTAGAGCCGGACCGCGATGTGGTCACCGATCGTGTGCGCGGTGACCGCACCGACGTCCGGGCCGGGTGCGCACGACGCGGTCGTGCCCCGCACACGTTGCCGTGCCTCGTCCGGTGACAGGTCCACCATGGGCGGAAGTCCGGCACCGGCGACCGCCTCGGCGACGGACTGGAACGCGGGGTCCAGTCGGATTCGAGCGCCTTCCATACCTCTTGTCATGAACTAGAATCTAACTCTAGTCTCAAACTATGGCAACGGTCACACCCGAGCGGACGGAGTATCCTGCCGTTCCCGGATTTCGGTTGCGGGACTTCGCGTCCCGCGACCGACGCGCGCTACGGCCGGCCGGCCGCCGCGGTCGGGAAGATCATGTCCACTGCGCGATCCAGCAGCCGATGGACCTCCGCAACGTTCCGTCGCCCGAGTCCGAACATGATCAACTCGTGCGCCAGGACCGCCGTCACGACCGCGACGATGTCCTCCGCTTCCTCGTCCGGCAGGTCGAACAACTGTTCCCGGTACGACGCGAGGACCTGCGCCGAGAACTCTGCGAACAGCGCGCACACCACCGGATCGGTCGACTGCCGCAGCGTGTTCTGCAGCCGCAGGTAGGTCGGGTACTCCTCGAACCGATGGACCGAGTGGTGCAGGCGGATCCGGATGCGTTCGGCCGGCGGCAGAGCCGGGTCGGGTGCACCGCCGCGCGTGATCGGATCGGTCGCGGACCAGTCCCGCAACACCGCCGCATAGAGGTGGTCCTTGGACGCGAAGTACCGGTACACGGTGCCCAGCGCGACATCCGAACGCTCCGCGACGTCCCGGACCTGGATGCGCTCGAAATCGTCCGCCACCAACAATTCCCCGGCCGCATCGATGATGCGCTGGCGTCGCTCCCGCTGACCGCGGGGCAACGACGCCGGGTCCGGCAGCACCGGTCTGTCCTGCCGGTCCGCAGCCCCTGCACCCACGCTCGCACGCCTCCCATCGCCCCCACCCGACCGGCGGGACACCTGCACCGATGCTACTGGCAGCCCCGTATCCCACTACGAAAAGAGGTTTCTCCATGCACGACTCCACCGTTCCCGAGCCCACCTACGACGTCGTCGTGGTCGGCGCCGGATTCGCCGGCCTGTACGCGCTGCACCTCCTGCGTCTGCGCGGGCTGTCGGCGCACTTGTTCGAAGCCGAGAACGGGGTGGGCGGCACGTGGCTGCGCAACCGCTACCCGGGCGCCCGCTGCGACGTCGACAGCGCCGACTACTCGTACTCGTTCGACGACGCGTTGCAACAGGACTGGGTGTGGACCGAACGGTTCCCCGCACAGCCGGAGATCCTGCGGTACCTCGAGCACGTCGCCGACCGGTTCGGACTGTACGACGACATCACGTTCGGCACCCGGGTGACAGCGGCACACTTCGACGACGCCACCGCGCTGTGGACGCTGCGCACCGACGACGGTGCCGCCGTGACGGCGCAGTGGACGATCATGGCGACCGGTGCACTCTCGGCGGCGCGCCTGCCCGACATCCCGGGCCGGGACTCGTTCGCCGGGGACGTCTTCCACACGTCGGTGTGGCCCGCCGACGGGGTCGACTTCACGGGCCGCCGGGTCGGCGTGATCGGCACCGGATCGTCGGGGGTGCAGGCGATCCCGGTGATCGCCGAGCAGGCCGCGCAGCTCACGGTGTTCCAGCGCACGCCCGGATTCGTCGTCCCGGCCCGGAACCGGCCACTGGCCGCCGGGGAACTCGATGCGATCAAGGCGGACTATCCGGCACGGCGGCAGCGGCTGCGCGAATCGCACGGCGGCTGGACGATCGCGGCCCCCGTCGGCCTGGCCCGCGAGACCGCCCCGGAGGTTCGGGACAAGGAGTACGAGAGCCGCTGGGCGGCTGGCGGTATCGGCTTCCAGAACACGTTCGGCGACATCATGCTCGACGCCGACGCGAACGAGACTGCCGCCGAGTTCGTGCGCGCCAAGATCCGGGCGACGGTCCACGATCCCGCCACGGCGGAGACGCTGTGCCCGCGCGGTTATCCGTTGGGGGCGAAGCGCCTGTGCATCGGCACCGACTACTACGAGACGTACAACCGGGACACTGTCGACCTGGTCGATGTGCGGGCCACCCCGATCCGGGAGATCGTGCCCGCCGGGATCCGCACCGGAACCGGCGCGGACGTCGTGGTCCACGAACTGGATGCGATCGTGTTCGCCACCGGATTCGACGCCATGACCGGCGCCCTCGACGCCGTCGACATCCGCGGCCGTGACGACGTCACGCTGCGGGAGGCGTGGCGGGACGGGCCCCGCACGTATCTCGGGGTCGCGGTCGCCGGCTTCCCGAATCTCTTCGTGATCACCGGTCCGGGCAGCCCCTCGGTGCTGTCCAACGTGGTCGTCTCCATCGAACAGCACGTCGAGTGGGTGACCGGGTTCCTCGACCACCTGCGCGCCACCGGGGCACGGACCGCGGAGGCGACACCGCAGGCGCAAGCGGACTGGGGTGATCACGTCACCGGTATCGCCGCCGGCAGCCTCTACCAGCAGGCCGATTCGTGGTACGTCGGCGCGAACGTCCCCGGCAAACCCCGCGTCTTCCTGCCCTATCTCGGTGGCGTGGGCACCTACCGGACCCTGTGCGCGCAGATCGCGGCCGACGGGTATCGGGGGTTCACCACGACCGCCGACCACGAGGCCGGAAGTTCTCGAGCCGAGCCGTTCCGAACGGCATAACCCCGTCGGCGTCGGGGGGTGATGCCGTTCGTCCGGCCACTACGGTCGGACCGGCGATTCGGTCGGAGTGATCACGATGTTGATCGGCCGTTCCTCGGGATGATCGCCGCGGAGCAATTCGATCCCGTATTCGAGACGATCGAATCCGAGCACATGAGTGCGCATGCGGCTGAGCGGGAATCGGCCGGACGCGACGATGCCCGCCGCCTGCTGGTACGACTGCACACTCGACCCGCCGCACCCGATCAACCGGATGTTCTTGAGCGTCAGCAGGTCGATCGGGAAGTTCTCGATCGGCCGAGTCTTGAGTCCTGCCGACACCACCGTGCCGCCCGTGCGGACGATGTCGAGGGCGTCGAGAAGCGGCCCGGTCGCGTGCGGCGACGTGTCGAGTACGACGTCGAATCCCCGTCCGCGGGTCGTCAGGTGCGCTGCGTCCCGCAGGTCTCCGGTCTCGACGTCGACCACCACGTCGGCGCCGAATTCCTTTGCGAGATCGAGCTTGTGCTGATCGCGTGACAGTCCGGTCGCGAGGATCGTGTCGGCGCCGACCGCCTTCGCCGCGACGACTGCGGCAAGCCCGCGCTGGCCGCAGCCCAGGATCGCGATGGTCGTCCCGATCGTGGTGCCGGGGGTCGTCACCGCCCAGTCGATCGCAGCTGCCAACGGATTCCACAGGGTGGCGTCCAGCGGGTCGGTGCTCGCCGGGAACGGGTGCAGGATCGCGTTCGGATGAATGTAGACGTGCGTCGCGTAGCCGCCCCACAGAGCCGGGGCGTGCCGGGTCGGGATGTACCCGTACGCATTGGGACGGAACGGCCACCCGCTGC from Prescottella sp. R16 includes these protein-coding regions:
- a CDS encoding alpha/beta hydrolase, with amino-acid sequence MTRGMEGARIRLDPAFQSVAEAVAGAGLPPMVDLSPDEARQRVRGTTASCAPGPDVGAVTAHTIGDHIAVRLYRPHTTTSASTVVHFHGGGWVTGDLEYADAICRAIAETAGATVVSVDYRLAPEHRFPAAIDDAMAVLRWVAAGSEDLGRSVVVTGDSAGGNLAAVCANLARDDEEIDLVGQVLIYPVVDTDLDRDSYATNSGVFLGAREMQWFLDHYCPEAAPRTSPMIAPIRALDLSGLPSTVVVVGGHDPLLDEGLEYAQRLSEAGVRVELLRYPSLPHGFLQFTAASSAAAAAAGEIVAAIARIIETVDVHKDSEEGSVHA
- a CDS encoding TetR/AcrR family transcriptional regulator encodes the protein MGAGAADRQDRPVLPDPASLPRGQRERRQRIIDAAGELLVADDFERIQVRDVAERSDVALGTVYRYFASKDHLYAAVLRDWSATDPITRGGAPDPALPPAERIRIRLHHSVHRFEEYPTYLRLQNTLRQSTDPVVCALFAEFSAQVLASYREQLFDLPDEEAEDIVAVVTAVLAHELIMFGLGRRNVAEVHRLLDRAVDMIFPTAAAGRP
- a CDS encoding NAD(P)/FAD-dependent oxidoreductase: MHDSTVPEPTYDVVVVGAGFAGLYALHLLRLRGLSAHLFEAENGVGGTWLRNRYPGARCDVDSADYSYSFDDALQQDWVWTERFPAQPEILRYLEHVADRFGLYDDITFGTRVTAAHFDDATALWTLRTDDGAAVTAQWTIMATGALSAARLPDIPGRDSFAGDVFHTSVWPADGVDFTGRRVGVIGTGSSGVQAIPVIAEQAAQLTVFQRTPGFVVPARNRPLAAGELDAIKADYPARRQRLRESHGGWTIAAPVGLARETAPEVRDKEYESRWAAGGIGFQNTFGDIMLDADANETAAEFVRAKIRATVHDPATAETLCPRGYPLGAKRLCIGTDYYETYNRDTVDLVDVRATPIREIVPAGIRTGTGADVVVHELDAIVFATGFDAMTGALDAVDIRGRDDVTLREAWRDGPRTYLGVAVAGFPNLFVITGPGSPSVLSNVVVSIEQHVEWVTGFLDHLRATGARTAEATPQAQADWGDHVTGIAAGSLYQQADSWYVGANVPGKPRVFLPYLGGVGTYRTLCAQIAADGYRGFTTTADHEAGSSRAEPFRTA
- a CDS encoding zinc-binding dehydrogenase, which produces MATMATALVQAGPREVRFEEIPLPALVPGSALLRVEANGLCASDIDSWEAKHSAYEPGVSPFPRINGHEIVGVVEDIGGGARPDGVQIGDRVAVNPFLGCGRCDACREGSTIRCSGWPFRPNAYGYIPTRHAPALWGGYATHVYIHPNAILHPFPASTDPLDATLWNPLAAAIDWAVTTPGTTIGTTIAILGCGQRGLAAVVAAKAVGADTILATGLSRDQHKLDLAKEFGADVVVDVETGDLRDAAHLTTRGRGFDVVLDTSPHATGPLLDALDIVRTGGTVVSAGLKTRPIENFPIDLLTLKNIRLIGCGGSSVQSYQQAAGIVASGRFPLSRMRTHVLGFDRLEYGIELLRGDHPEERPINIVITPTESPVRP